Within Palaemon carinicauda isolate YSFRI2023 chromosome 14, ASM3689809v2, whole genome shotgun sequence, the genomic segment atggcggccaacGTGGGGCTTAAGTAAGGTGCTGTTTTTGCTGTCTGGTTAGCTTCCGGGTTGGGGTTTTGTTTGTTTGCGGGTCCATGGTCTAtccttttaaattttattgaaatgagtGTAGAATTAAAGACTCGTAAATATATTCGTGGCCAAGTAACGCGGTTGTTTAATGAACATGATAAATTCATGCGTATGAATAAAACTGAATTGAAGGATATTCAAATTAAATTGGTATCGTACAGTGATCAGTTGAACAGTCTTAATACTGTAATCCATAAGTCTTTGTATGGAGACGGGACAAATGAAGAGGAGTTCTTATTAGAATTGCAGTCTTGTGATTGTTACTCAGATAAATTAAATACCTGTTTTGCTGTTTTACAATTGATGGATTCTAAGCCTGAGGCCAAGGATTCTGAGACCGCAAGGAGTCTCTTAAAGAGTCCTGTAGTTCCACTTCCGGTTTACGCTAGCACCGaaagtgaaaatgttgaaaaatttcttgTTGAGTTTGAATCGGCTATTGCCACATATTCGTACACTGAGAGAGATAAACTATTACTTCTCAAGCAACAGGTATCAGGCAGAGCCTCAATTTTACTCGAGAATCTTGAAATTTCAAAGCAGACCTATACTGATGCTAAAAAATTGCTTAAAGAAGCACTGGCTTCTcgttcgctgcagaaattcaatgtAATTAAGCAATTAAGTGAAATGAAGCTTGAGTACGGCACTAATCCTTTTTCCTATATTGGAAAAATTACTAATGTAACTGAAACTTTTTCTACATTGGAAATCAAAGTAAATGATATCTTGCAGTATTTCATCTGGCAAGGCATGAATGACTCCTTTAAAGCTCAGCTAATAAATGTGACTAATCATGTACGTCCATCACTTGAGGAGATAAAGGAAAAATTCTTTGAAGCATCTGAACGTTATATGGACGTCACAAGGAAGTTTAATGAAAGGAGGAGACAAGGAGGAAAATCTTCTACATCACTTGCAGTTAATGTTAAATATGAGGATAATGAAACTAACAGAATTAGTACTGCTGACGCCGCTTCTCCGAGGAAAAGGTGCACTCTTTGCCAGGAAAACCATGCAACACATaagtgtataaaatataaagaacctgAACATAAGCTGAGACGCTTAGAAGAACTTAATGGTTGCAAGAAATGTGCTAACATTGGACATACCACTGACAAATGCAAGTTTAAATTctttaagaaatgctatttttgTAAGGGTTGGCATTTTTAATTTTTGTGTGATCATCGAGGTGAAAAATCTCATGATGAAAAACTACAAATGAATGTGAGAGGTAGCAAGGAAGTAAAAGCAGGTAATTCAAAACACAGGGAAACCTCAAGTGATGTAATGATTATAACTAAGGCTTTGCATACCACTGATGGCGCCTCTGTTTTACCAACTTTTacctgtgaaatgttgaatggagcCCTTGTTAGAGGTTTGAAGGACTGTGGCTGTCAGACCAGTTTTGTAACTGAAAAACTTGCAAGTGATAATAGGTTGAAAGTGTTAgaagataatgtctctttaacagtCAATGGTTTTAATTCAAGTAAGAAGTATAAATCCAAGATAGTTGAATTAAAGTGCAACTTTAATGATAAGTCATGTGTAATACATGCATTGTGTGTACCAAGCATAGATATAAATTTGTCATTGCCAGGAATTTCAGAAGTGGCCAGGGCCTTGGCCAAAAAAGGCTTCAAATTAGCTGATAAATATTTGACTGATGGTAgtgataaaataaaggatattcacTTGATACTCGGTACAAATGATGCCCATTGTTTATtagatttttcaataaaatttggCAATGATCACCCATCTGTTTATTTGGGATCAGCTGCAGGAGTGATGTTAATGGGTAATGTCAAGATTATGCAACAGAATCTACCTTATCTTAAAaaggatttttcttgttcttggtgtTCGGAGCACTCTCGCTCGGTTGCCGATTATGAGGAAACATGTGAGTTAAATGGAAAAAAATCCCCTGTATTTGATGGCATAGATGAATGCTGCAAGTATATTGGATTTGGAAGTTCTATGGGTGAGCCAAGTGGCTTAAGTTTGGAATGCGAGGTGGAGGTTCAAGCTAATTTCgctattttaaatgaaaaaggtaTGATTGAAGAATCAGAGCTGAGACGTGCAACTGAGGAGATGCTGCGGTCTGTGTATGAGAAATCTATTTATGAACCAGACCCTGAAGATGGAAACTTGATGTCAGATtgtaatgcaaatttgattaagtttacccTTGATAACGCAAGAAGAAACGAAGAAGGAAGGCTAGAGATGCCTCTTCTATGGAATGAAAAGAGCTGTCATTTGCTTGGACGGAATTTCAACCTTGCAAAGGCTGTATTGAGATCCAACACGAGAAAATTACAAAGGAACAAGGCAAATTTGGaacttatgaatgaaaattttaaagaacaagCAAAACTTGGAATAATTGAAAGAGTACCAAATCTAGAAAGGTACATGGATGAGCATCCTGAGTGCAGTTTTTTAGCATACATGGGAGTTTTTAGACTAGATCGGGAAACAACAAAATGCAGAGTTGTTTTCCTGTCCAATGTTTGTGAACCTAGCAGGTCCAGTGTGATGACGGTCAATCATAATCAGGCTATGTATGCTGGCCCATCACTCAATCAAAAGATAACGTCTGCAATGCTTCATTTGAGATTTGGATCTAAATTACTCATCTTCAATATTAAGAAAGCATTCAATCAAATAGCACTCAGTGAGCTTGATCAGCAGAAGTTACTCTTTTTGTGGTATAAGAATGTTAAGAAAGGGGATTTCTCTATAGTTGCCTACAAAAATGTTCGTCTTCCTTTTGGACTTCGATGCAGTCCTACAATTTTGATTTTGgctcttttcaaaattttagtaCTGGATAGCAAGAATGATAATCCTAGACTAAGAAATGCAAAATGGATAATGTATCAGCTCTtctatatggataatggtggaTTTACTTGCGAATCACCTGAAACCTTGAATTGGATATATGAGATTTTACAGGGTATTTTTGGTCCTTACAAATTTGAACTACAGCAGATGTTTTCTAATGATTCTACACTACAAGATAAAATTGATGGAGAAAATATGCAATCGGATGTAGGATGCAAGAAATCTGAGATGGAGGTGAAATTACTTGGGATGATCTGGAATCGAGGGAGTGATACAATTTCAACCAGGAAATTGTGCCTTGATGAAAAGGCTAATACAAAGAGGGAAATTTTGCGATCCATTGCATCTAATTATGATGTTTTCAACATAAATGGTCCTCTTCTTAACAGAGCTAGACTTTTTATGCAGGACTTGCAATGTGAGAGAACGCTTGGATGGGATACACAACTTAGAGACTTTCAAcaaaaggaatggaaaaatattgcaaaCCAAGTAAATTCTGCTCCTGTTTTTGAGCTTCAGAGATGTGTTGGTGAAAGGACAGATGAATATAAACTTGAGGCTTATGTTGATGCTAGCAAAAGAGTTTATGGAGTTGttgtatatttatgcaatataagaAGTGGTGAAAGAAGCTTTGTATTAGCGAAAAACAGACTCATTGGATCCAAATTGCATGAAAAGTCCATTCCTTCACTTGAATTACAGTCTATATGTTTGGGTACAGAGGTTTTGTTGGATACCTATAATGAACTGAGTGGCACACAGTGCCTGGTGCCCATCAAAATAGTTGACTTGGGGCTATTCTCAGATAGTTTTGTTGCCCTGTCGTGGCTTAAGTCCTTTTCTCATAAGTTTGATAAAATGCAGAAAAGGTCAGTGTTCGTAATGAACAAACTGAATCATATAATAAAGCTATGTGAGGGGAGAAGTGTTGGATTCTCCTTCGTGAGTGGAATGGACAACCCAGCCGACAAAATTACACGATGTCTGTCATTCAAAAGCTTAATGAAGTCTAATTACCATAAGGGTCCCAATATACGTGATCTCGATCAAGCTAGTAGAAGTGACATTTTAGGTTTCAAGGTACCAATGGTCGAGAATTTagaaaccattgaggcatataGTGCATCAACCAGTATAAAAGAAAGCCAAACTGTAAAACTAGAGCACTTAATACCTctagatagatattcaaatatgaataagtTGATATCTATACATGCGAAAGTTCTGGAATGCTGGGATCGATGGAAAGGGTTTATAAACAAGTCACATGGCTTTGATAAGAAGGACCTCCACTCTAAGGCTTTGACTCAAATCATCTCTAGGGATCAACAAATAAATTTTCCAGATGTTATTGACTATTTAAGTAGTAACTCTAAAACCAAGATGGCTATGCCTAATTTGATATCACAGTTGAATTTGTATCCAGACACTCATAATTTAATAAGAGTGAATTGTAAATTTAATGAGAAGCGCAGTGTAACCAACCAAACTTATCCTATTCTTTTATCAAGAGAGAGTACTCTAACAAAACTTATTATATTGGATGAACATTTGCTTTTGAAACATGCTGGTTGCTATGCCCTTTTGACAGAATTACGTAGGAAATTCTGGATACCAAAATTCTTCTCAACAGTTAAAAGGATTCTGAAGGAATGTGTTGTATGCCGGAGATATAACCAAAGACCTGTCAAACTTAATCAATCAGCCTATAGGGAATTTAGATTGAGTCCATCTGATAAACCTTTTGGTAATGTATACCTTGATTATTGTGGTCCATTTTATGTGAGACAAGGGAAAGATAAAGTCAAGGTTTGGATCCTTGTTATTTCATGCATGTTCACACGAGCAGTTAATCTTAAGATCTGTATGGATATGACAGTTGAAGAGTTTTTGCGTGCTTTGTCACTGCATTCTTTTGAATATGGAGTCCCTCAGTTTATAGTAAGTGATTTGGGTACGCAAATAGTAGCAGGAGCCAATATTGTTCAGGATTTCCTGAAGGATGCCGAGACTGTTCAGTATTTAACTGATAATAATGTTGAGAAAGTCCATTTTCAACAGTACTATAAGGGCTGCAGTCAGCTTGGAGGATTGGTTGAGAGCGTAGTCAAAATGACCAAGCATATGATACAGAAGTCAATCAGAAATAATGTCATTGAATTTAGGGATTTTGAATATCTTGTTTGTCATGCTGTACATTTGATCAATAGAAGGCCGATTGCATTTAAAGAAGCATTAAGAGATTGTTCTAATAATGTACCAACCCCTATAACGCCAGAGGAACTTATTCATGGATATTCATTGGTCTCTTTGAATATTATTCCCGCATTACAAGCTGACCCTGATTCTGATGAGGATTTTCAGGTTGCCATTGATGTTGTacataaaattaaaacatcttATGAGAAGCTGAAACAAATTAGAACTAACTTGCTGGAAATCTATCATCGGGAATTCATGAACACTTTAATTAAACAAGCTACTGATAAGAAGGATAGATATGCTCCTGTAAACCATAAACAAATCAGTATCGGCGATATTGTGCTGATTAAGGATCATGGATATAAACCTGTTAATTATCCTATGGGAATTGtcaaagaagttttcaagaatatcaacGGAGAGGTAACTGCTGCGAAAGTTCTGAAGGGTAAAACCAATGAAATAACTAAAAGGCATGTTACTTCTTTAATACCACTCTTGAGGAAGGAGTCTGATGAGGATGCTGTAggatcagatgatgatgatgaggatgctgtagcatcgaaagaagagattccaggcatggacgtttctagAAAACGTCCACTGAGAAAAGCTGCTGAGATATCACGGCAAAAATTCAAAACCATTCTAAACGATGATATTTcagactaatatttttttttctttatttaatcaaatttacataattcttatgtaaaatttGATTTCTTCCCCGGGAGTGTTGAAAAATAacagttattttttgttttctgtttctttttataatatggtaatttggtaagtttgtaaaggattgtttttattttaactttcatttttagtatttaaatatttttggtttacataaaatgatgacaattccttaataacctgttaaaacttaagatggttggggtcgttgaagagacttgctgctcgttatacatttcttacagaaaggagaagtggacggctttccatgaaaatatagttagttcttagccatcttcgccagtgacaacattggatttgcttgcctctttatcgtcatggtgaaaaaataagtgatttgtatcatggatccgcatcttacgttgccttcttcgtggaagcctcatcaagagccaacacagaaattgtgatttgtttcatttacgaacagcatacacggacagtatgggttgtgaggtacgtcatcattttaaaggtcattcaaattttgtgatttataatccatagttcatttgataatgaaagtcccttgctttgctttttagcccccacaaataaatatacccttggttaatatt encodes:
- the LOC137653229 gene encoding uncharacterized protein — translated: MFSNDSTLQDKIDGENMQSDVGCKKSEMEVKLLGMIWNRGSDTISTRKLCLDEKANTKREILRSIASNYDVFNINGPLLNRARLFMQDLQCERTLGWDTQLRDFQQKEWKNIANQVNSAPVFELQRCVGERTDEYKLEAYVDASKRVYGVVVYLCNIRSGERSFVLAKNRLIGSKLHEKSIPSLELQSICLGTEVLLDTYNELSGTQCLVPIKIVDLGLFSDSFVALSWLKSFSHKFDKMQKRSVFVMNKLNHIIKLCEGRSVGFSFVSGMDNPADKITRCLSFKSLMKSNYHKGPNIRDLDQASRSDILGFKVPMVENLETIEAYSASTSIKESQTVKLEHLIPLDRYSNMNKLISIHAKVLECWDRWKGFINKSHGFDKKDLHSKALTQIISRDQQINFPDVIDYLSSNSKTKMAMPNLISQLNLYPDTHNLIRVNCKFNEKRSVTNQTYPILLSRESTLTKLIILDEHLLLKHAGCYALLTELRRKFWIPKFFSTVKRILKECVVCRRYNQRPVKLNQSAYREFRLSPSDKPFGNVYLDYCGPFYVRQGKDKVKVWILVISCMFTRAVNLKICMDMTVEEFLRALSLHSFEYGVPQFIVSDLGTQIVAGANIVQDFLKDAETVQYLTDNNVEKVHFQQYYKGCSQLGGLVESVVKMTKHMIQKSIRNNVIEFRDFEYLVCHAVHLINRRPIAFKEALRDCSNNVPTPITPEELIHGYSLVSLNIIPALQADPDSDEDFQVAIDVVHKIKTSYEKLKQIRTNLLEIYHREFMNTLIKQATDKKDRYAPVNHKQISIGDIVLIKDHGYKPVNYPMGIVKEVFKNINGEVTAAKVLKGKTNEITKRHVTSLIPLLRKESDEDAVGSDDDDEDAVASKEEIPGMDVSRKRPLRKAAEISRQKFKTILNDDISD